The Pseudomonas entomophila genome segment ATTCCAGAGCTCCACCGTCCCACGCTGAAAACTCAAGTTGAGCAGCAGCGCGCAGCAGAACATGTCCACCGGCAGGATGCGCTTGAGCTTGGCGTTCATCTCGCGCAGCATCTCGACCAGGCCGTAGCCCTTGGCCGTCATGCCATAGAAGACCTCCGCCAAGGGCATGGCGCCGACCGCCGCCGGCAGGCCGTGCCCGGTGAAGTCCCCCAGCAGCACGTGCATGTCGCCGGACGGCGTGAAGGCGGCCAGCAGCAGGTCACCATTGAACAACGCATAGGGCGACTGCAAGTAGCGGATGTTCGAGGCATTGAGGCAGCCGGAATGGGCCACCTTATCGAACACCGCCTTGGCTACACGTTGCTCGTTGAGCAAGTGATGGTGATGCCGGGTGATCTGGTCGCGCTGCTCCAGCACCGTGGCCTGCAACCGGCGCAGGCGATCCATGGCCCGGATCTTGGCACCCAGGATCACTGCGCTGTAGGGCTTGGCCATGAAATCGTCGCCCCCGGCTTCCAGGCAGCGCACCAGCCCCTCTTCTTCGTTGAGCGACGTGAGAAAGATGATCGGCACCAACGCCTCGCCCGCCAGCGCCTTGATCTGGCGCGCCGCCTCGAAGCCGTCCATCACCGGCATCAGTGCGTCCAGCAGCACCAGTTGCGGTCGCTGCTCGGCGAACACCGCCACCGCCTGCTCGCCGTTCTCCGCCGTGATGACCTCATGCCCCTGGCGCCGCACGATCTGCGCCAGCAGCATGCGGTCTGCGGCGCCATCTTCGGCGATCAGCACGGTCAACGCCTGTTCGGCAGGCATGACAGCACTCAACTACTGATGTTGAACAGTTTTTCGAAATTGGAGATGGCCAGGATCTTGCGCACGTCAGGGCTTGCGTGGACCACGCGGATATCCGGCTCATCCCCCCCGACATGGTCACGCAGCAACAGCAGCATGCCCAAGGCGGAGCTGTCCAGATAGGTGGCCTCTTTCAGATCAACGATCACCGAGTCCGGCTGTCGACGCTCGTAGGCCTCCCTGAACTCCTGATGTTTGCCGAAATCGAAACGACCCTTGACCTTGATCGTCAGCTGTTTCCCGTCCCGTGAAAAATCAGTCTCGACTGCCATGTCAGCGATTCCTTCGTTGATGGCGAATACAACATCTGAAGGTTTAGCAGTCAGCCCAGCGCCCCGCAAGCCAAGCGGTTTTTCGCAACCACCTGTAGGAGCCAGCCTTGCTGGCGAACGCAGGCCCCGCGGCTCGCCAGCAAGGCTGGCCTCTACAGATGAGTCTGGCGCGGCAGGCGCTGGGAAAGTTCGTCGAGCAGGCGCTGCTCACGCTTGTCCTCGGCCCGACGGGCCTCGTCCAGGTAGCGCTGCACCAACTTGCGCAGCCCTTCCACCCGGGCATAGGCCTGCTGCCAAGTGTTGCGCGCGTTATTGAGGTTGTTCTGGTGCCAGGTCAGGCTCTGGCGCTGCTGGGTCATCGCGGTTTCCAACTGCGCGAGGAAACGCTGGTAGTTGAGCAGCCAGCTGCCATCGACGCCCTGCCCGCCACGGTTGATCCACTGCGCCTGGTAGCCTTCGCGAAAGCTCTCGAGTTCGGCCAACTTGACCTGGGCGTCACTGACCAGCCGCTGGAAATGACCCACTCGCTGGGCAGCCTTGCGCTCGGCCTCCTCGGCCATCTCCACCACCGGCACCAGGCGCGCGGCTCGACTTGGCTGGGCCATGGCCTATCAACCCGCCGGCGGCGCGAAGACCGCGCCCAGCTCGTCGCGGCTCTGGGCCATGCCGACATTCTCGTCCAGGCCCTGGCGCAGGAAGTCCACCAGCTTGGGCTGCAGGGCGATGGCCAGATCGGTTTCCATGTCGCCACCGGCCACATAGGCACCGACACTGATCAGGTCGCGGCTTTGCGACAGGCGCGACCACAGCTGCTTGAATTTCTGCGCCTGGCGCAGGTGATCGGCGTCGACCACCTGAGGCATGACCCGGCTGATCGACGCTTCGATATCGATAGCCGGGTAGTGCCCTTCCTCGGCCAGGCGCCGGGACAGCACGAAGTGGCCGTCGAGCACGCCCCGCGCCGAGTCGGCGATCGGGTCCTGCTGGTCGTCGCCTTCGGACAATACGGTATAGAACGCCGTGATCGAACCGCCCCCCGGCTCGCCATTGCCCGCCCGCTCCACCAGCTTGGGCAGCTTGGCGAACACCGAAGGCGGATAGCCGCGAGTGGCCGGTGGCTCGCCGATGGCCAGGGCGATCTCGCGCTGGGCCTGGGCGAAACGGGTCAGGGAGTCCATCAGCAACAGGACGTTCTTGCCCTTGTCGCGGAAATACTCGGCGATCCGCGTGCAGTACATCGCCGCACGCAGACGCATCAACGGCGCGTCATCCGCTGGCGAGGCCACCACCACCGAACGCTTGAGCCCCTCCTCGCCGAGGATATGCTCGATGAATTCCTTCACTTCGCGACCACGCTCACCGATCAGGCCGACCACGATGATCTCGGCCTCGGTGAAACGGGTCATCATGCCCAACAGCACCGACTTACCGACACCAGTACCGGCAAACAAGCCCAGGCGCTGGCCGCGCCCGACCGT includes the following:
- the fliI gene encoding flagellar protein export ATPase FliI; this encodes MRLDRTSFGKRLEGYADAIRLPDQPVVEGRLLRMVGLTLEAEGLRAAVGSRCLVINDDSYHPVQVEAEVMGFSGDKVFLMPVGSIAGLAPGARVVPLDDSGRLPMGMSMLGRVLDGAGRALDGKGGMKAEDWVPMDGPVINPLNRDPISQPLDVGIRSINGLLTVGRGQRLGLFAGTGVGKSVLLGMMTRFTEAEIIVVGLIGERGREVKEFIEHILGEEGLKRSVVVASPADDAPLMRLRAAMYCTRIAEYFRDKGKNVLLLMDSLTRFAQAQREIALAIGEPPATRGYPPSVFAKLPKLVERAGNGEPGGGSITAFYTVLSEGDDQQDPIADSARGVLDGHFVLSRRLAEEGHYPAIDIEASISRVMPQVVDADHLRQAQKFKQLWSRLSQSRDLISVGAYVAGGDMETDLAIALQPKLVDFLRQGLDENVGMAQSRDELGAVFAPPAG
- a CDS encoding STAS domain-containing protein, whose protein sequence is MAVETDFSRDGKQLTIKVKGRFDFGKHQEFREAYERRQPDSVIVDLKEATYLDSSALGMLLLLRDHVGGDEPDIRVVHASPDVRKILAISNFEKLFNISS
- the fliJ gene encoding flagellar export protein FliJ, whose translation is MAQPSRAARLVPVVEMAEEAERKAAQRVGHFQRLVSDAQVKLAELESFREGYQAQWINRGGQGVDGSWLLNYQRFLAQLETAMTQQRQSLTWHQNNLNNARNTWQQAYARVEGLRKLVQRYLDEARRAEDKREQRLLDELSQRLPRQTHL